Genomic segment of Juglans microcarpa x Juglans regia isolate MS1-56 chromosome 7S, Jm3101_v1.0, whole genome shotgun sequence:
CATTTGATATAATTCTGAGTGCAAATCAATGCCTCCACAGTGTTAGGAGACAATAAATTCCGGAATGGATACAATATGCGTCCTCTGATACTAAAGGCTGACTCTGAGGTTACGTTACTAATAGGATGGCCAAAATATTGCAAGTTTTGTCTCAAAGGATGAGATACTTGATGGCATTGGTATTCTACCAAGATAAGATATCAAACTCTTGTGTAAATGGTTCAATTACGATGCCAAGTATCTATCCAACTCCAACTGGGCCTCTGCAGGATGAGGGACTAGGGGTCCTGCTCCAACCtccaacctctcaccccactccaactACGCCTTTTCCCAATCCAGGCTTTGAGAGGAGGCAGCACTGTAGGGATGGGTGCCTGAATATTACCATCCCTAAATGGTGACGATGATATTTGTGCGACGGATGGAAGGACGGAGAGTGAGAACGAGGGTAGATctggggggggagagagagagagagagagagagctcagaggtagttttgagaaataaacaaaacgataccattttaatatattcaggttcttttaaaatatataattatatatatatatatatttgtgggGCAAGGGAAATGTGGACTAAGGCTGGGCCCAGCCTACCCCCAACACACGCTGGGAGGCCAGATCCAGGCAGGTGACCCCACCAACTTCTTCTGGCATATGGGGTATCCGCCCCGCTCAGGTGGAGGTGAGGTTGATGGGGGTGGGGTAGCAGGGTGTGGGGCCCTATTGCCCTCcctatatgcatatttttcaaattgtacataaagagagagatataaAGATTTACGTAACTCGGCACAAATGTCTACATCCACGGGTCATTTAGGGGGAAATCCACTATATTTGACAATTTGTAGAGCCTCTTATAGCCTCGcatatctctcaatacaatgaaGGAAGTTAGGGTTTGATAGAGGTTGAAGACGATGGCTTCCTCCTAGAGAGAGAAGATTTGCAAAGTCTTTGCGTAGTGAAGTCTATCCAAAATCTTAGGAGATTCCCTCCTCTATAAAGGTCTCTTTCCTTATTTGGAGTAATTGATTCATACTTGGCTTATGATTCTCTTTCATTTTACTTTTCTGAGTCAACTTGTCTTATCTTTTCTCGGCGATAAACTCTCAATAGTGCATATGGCCTATGGTAGTCCCCATTCGATTGAGGAGGATATTGAGATTTGattcaatatatatactataaggATTATTATTgctattaatattattcattatcattattttatgcTTTCATAATAAGATGGTAAGCGATTGATATATAAGTAAAACATTATTGATAATTtgttaatgatttaatattaCATAGTACTAATGATTATAATGAtgatagaataatatttttttatattatgttatttgttacaaaaatgaagaaaaaggtaTTCCAAATTTCGCGCATGTAGATACATATATAAGTTTTCCACATTATTCTTTAGGGAGGGAGGGAGTGAGAGAGTACAATTTCCTGAATTGATATAACAAtagatattttatagaattaagCTAATCATAGCCAAGCAAACTTACTGTCTGTTTGGGTTTGAGGGCAAGCAAATTTACTGTCTATTTGGGTTCGACTTAGATTCCTAGAATGAAAAGGCTTTATAAGACAAGTATGACTAAATCACTCCtaagaagaaaagaaacctctatataaggaggagaTCTCCATAAATCTACATAGGCCTCCTACGTACAGACTCCACTATGCACAATAACTCCGAAGGATCTTCTCTTAAATGAGGTATCTAAAGATAAAAGGAGCTTAAGCTGTTTGATACAAAGCCTCAGTCATCATGAGTATGCCGAGAGTCTATCATTGCTATTTGTAGTGTTCATTACTTCAACACCAGAGGTATTGTACCCTTCGGAAGACTAAGTATACAAGGTAAgttgacaaaaaaatataatggagAAGTAGTCGTTGTATGAGAGAGCTGGAGTATCTTCAGAAGATATTGTTGCTGTTACTGTGATTGAGGTTGTGATTGATAGTCGTTGCTGTGATTGAGGAGGCTGTGATTGAAGGGTCTTCATTTGGTAGGTCTTCATCTACACTTGGTGAGTCTTCAATTGCCATTGGTATGTTTGTGTTAATGTGCCCCTGCAGACTGTGCTGAGGTACGAGGCCAAGTTTGGTACACAAAAGAGATAGAGTCGGGCGCCCAAGTGGTTTGGTAAAAATATATGCAAGTTGCGAAGATGCCGGAACATGGTGAGTATGGAGAAGCCCAAGAGCAACACGTTCACGTACATAGTGATAGTCGATCTCAATGTGTTTGCTTTGAGCATGGAAAACTGGGTTAACAGTCATGTAAAGTGCACTGAGATTGTCACAAAGCAGCATAGGTGGTGCATGTAGCATGATGCCGAGATCACTAAGAATGAAAGAGATCCAAGTGAGTTCAGCGATGGTTTGGGCCATAGCTTGATATTCTGTTTCAGTACTCGAGCGAGATACAGTATGTTGCTTCTTTGCGGACCAAGAAATACAATTACTACCGAGAAATACACAATAGCTTGTTGTGGAGCATCGGGTGAGTGCACATCCAGCCCAATCTGTATCAGAGAAAGCATAAAGATCAAGTGTAGAGTGGGAACTGAAATGAAGGCCTAAGTCAACTGCTCCTCTCACATATCTGAGTATACATTTGACCATTTTAAAATGAGCTTCAGTAGGGGAGTGCATAAATTGTGACACAAAGTTAACATTGTATGCAAGGTCAGGGAGAGTAAGAGAAAGATATTGAAGAGCACCAACAAGGTTGCGATAATGAGTAGGGTCAGGATATGGTGTTGTGGATGTAAGCCCTTTGGTTTTTGCTATCTTGGGAGTGCCCATGGGCTTACAGTCACTCATTTGGGCATGGTCTAAAATATCACGGGCATATTTTGCTTGGGTCAGAATAAGGCCTTCAGGAGTTTGAGTAATCTGAActcctaaaaaataatgaataggaCCCAGGTCTTTCATGGCAAATTGACTACAAAGGGTGAGAATAAATTCAGAAAGAAAATCTAAGGATGAACCAGCAagtaacatatcatcaacatacaataGTAATATAAGACAACCACGAGAGGAATGATAAATGAATAAAGAGGAATCAGTAGTGCTACAATTAAAACCATATGTAAGCAAGAAATTACTGAACTTATCAAACCATGCACGTGGAGCTTGCTTTAAGCCATACAAAGCTTTGtttaatttacaaacatgaGAAGAGTGAGTTGAGTGGATAAAACCTGGAGGTTCTTCCATGTAGACGGGTTCATGGAGATCACCATGGAGGAATGCACTCTTGACATCCAGCTGTCGAATGTCCCAATGATTGATCAAGGCAATAGTAATAACAGTCTGGATAGTGCTTGGTCGAATCACAGGAGAGAAAgtttcatgatagttaataccAGCTATTTGGTGAAAGCCTTTGGCGACTAGACGAGCTTTCAACCGATCAAGTGTGCCATTTGCATTgagtttggttttaaaaatccatttgcaaccaataaCATCCATAGAGGACTCACGGGGAACAAGAGTCCATGTATTGTTATCTTGTAAGGCTTTTAGCTCATCAAGCATGGCTTGAGTCCATCCGGGGTGATGGAGGGCAGATCGAATGGTTTTGGGCTCACTAGGTATGTGACTAAGATCATGGAGATTTGCATATTTTGGATTGGGTTTGCGAATACCAGCACGGGATTGGGTAATCATGGTATGTTCAAGTGGCGGAGGTGGGGTCAATGTAGGCAAAGGAcctggagatggagatggagatggagatgaaggAGAGCCATCAGGAGGGGCTACAGCCGGGTGATGGGATGGTGGGTCAGGCGCGGGGGAAGAGATGGGTGAAGGTAGTGGAATATTTAGGTCAGAGAGAGAGGAGGTCATAGGTGAGGTCGAGGGGGGGGTAATCCAGATGTCAAAGATAGACAACGTTGCCTCGGATGGTGGGGAAAGGTGAAGGTTCCCAAGATTTTTATAAGGAAAAGTAAGTTCATCAAAAACAACATGGCGAGAAACGTAAATACAACAAGTACGTGGGTGATAACATTTGTACCCACGATGGCGGTCATTATAGCCTAAGAAGACACATGGTAGGGTTTTTgaatcaaatttattttgcttAGTATCCCAAGTATAGAGATAAAATTTGGAGCCAAAAACACGCAAAGATCAATAATCAGGAAATGCAtcataaaaaattgagaaaggGGATTGTAAATTAAGAATAGAAGTGGGAAGACGATTAATTAAAAAGACAGCAGTGGCAAAAGCCTTAACCCAAAAACGTTTTGGAACACCACTATGAAAAAACATTGTCATACCAAGTTCACGAATAGTACGATGGCAACGTTCTACGGTGCCATTTTGTTCAGGGGTATGGGGGCAggaaaattgatgaataatgcCTTGTTGGTGTAAATGAGAGGTAAACTGATTGTTAGCAAATTCACCCCTCTCAtcagtttgaaaaaattttatttttttattgcattGTCATTcgacatatttttcaaaagataaaaaggctgagaaaaaatcagattttttgcGAAGAGGaatgaatcacataaatttagaaaaagcaTCAATCAAGTAGGCATAGTAAGAAAATTTATCAATAGAAACAACAGGAGCATGACCCCATAAATCACAATAAACTTTATCAAAAATAGCATGAGTTAAACTAGAAGAGGGTAAAAAAGGAAATTTGCTTAATTTGCCTAACTGGCAACTTTCacaaatagacttaattttATTAGTGCCTGAAATTTGAATAAGTCCTTTAGATTTAAGGACTTGGATAGTCGAGGCCTGAGGATATCCCAAACGCTGATGCCACACATCTTTAGAGACAGTTCAAAAACGAGTTGAGAAATGTGCTTCGTACGATGCCGATAAAGTGTAGAGATTACTCTTCCACTGTTTGCTCATTAGGACGTGATTGGTCTCCCGTTCCTTAACAACAAAACGACCACCATAAAATTCACAGTTATAGGGATAATCAGTGGTAAGTTGGCCAatagataaaagattttttgcTAGTGCTAGTGCTAGTGCTAAAAGTACATCACGTAATTTAATTCGAGAGGAaccattattaatatatgtatcaCCAACATGTGTAATGGCATGGGAACTACCATTGCCAATAATGACAGCATCAGTACCAAAATAGCGACGTAAATTTTCAAGCATACCTGAGTTACCTGTCATATGAGTAGATGTTCCAGTGTCTGCAATCCATTCATTTTCAGGAGAAAGGTGGTCCAATGTCATAGCAGCCAGTACTTGAGGAATATCGTCAGGTTGGTATGAGTGATTAAATCTGTTCTAACATTTAAGTGCAACGTGACCCCTCTTTCCACAAATTTGACATGTAGGTGGTGGGTCACGGGCATTGGTGGGCCGTTCAGTGAGCTCCCGTGTTGAAGACGTGCCATTTGAAGGACCCCTTGTGTGTGGAATCAATCTGTGTTGCGTCTCACGTGTGGAGCGACTGGCTGGGTGAAACCCATGACCACGGGAGGAGAAGGTCCGTTGCTGCAAACGGCCACCACCACGGTGGTCCTTGGAGGTCGTCGAACCTGCCCGATTGCCATAAAATGCAAAAGAATTGTTAGAATCATGGAGGTTAGTGCAGATTTCATACCCTTGAAGGAGTGGGAGTATCTCGGCGTAGGAGGGCATGGGAGGTTTGAGCATCGAGGTGGTGAACGGCTCATAGCGGGCACCAAGGCTGTTTAACAGAGAAAAAACTTTCATTTTGTCAGCAACTGGTCTCCCGATAGATGCCAAGCTATCGCATAGATTTTTGAAGGTTCGGAGATGATCTGCAAGTGGCGTTGAGGGATCCTTTTTTAGGTATGTAAGCTGCTGGGTAAGATGAAATTCACGTTCTTGTGAATCATGAGCATACGCTGCCTTGAGTGCCATCCACACGTGATGGGCAGAGTCCATTTCGACAACAAGGCCAAGTGCCTCTTCCGAGAGGGTACTCTGAGGTTTGTTCTTGTTTTCCCGAGTCTGATGCACCATCACGAGGGAGGTTGAATTCGGGAGGAGCAGAGTCCTCATGAAGAAGGTGATTTACCAAGTCTTGGCTCTCAGCCAAGGCTAGGAGTTGTTTACGCCAAAGAGGGTAATTGTTGTTGTTGAGGCGTAGAGTGACAAAATTTCCAACATTGAGAGCAATGGTGGCCATGGAGGAAGACTCTCTTCACTCACACggtctctgataccataaagatAATAGGAGCTTAAGCTGTTTGATACAAAGCCTCAGTCATCGTGAGTATGCCGAGAGTCTATCATTGCTATCTGTAGTGTTCATTACATCAATACCAGAGGTATTGTACCTTTTGGAAGACTAAGTATACAAGGTAAgttgacaaaaaaatataatggagAAGTAGCCGTTGTATGAGAGAGCTAGAGTATCTTCAGAAGATATTGTTGCCGTTACTGTGATTGAGGTTGTGATTGATAGTCGTTACTGTGATCGAGGAGGTTGTGATTGAGGGTCTTTATTTGGTAAGTCTTCATCTACGCTTGGTGAGTCTTCAATTTCCATTGGTATGTTTGTGTTAATAGTATCGTCTTCAACCTCCCGAAACTATAAATTCCttcattgtattgagagatatgtgaggtcatgagagattataaaatcatcTATTATTGTGAATTTTACCCTCAAACAACCCGTGGACATAGGTTTTTTTGCCAAATCAAGTAAATCGCTATGTctctctatatttatatttatatttatttgtttatttgccATTAATTTCATGAATGAACGCAAAGAGCACCTTATCGATGCCCAAATCATCATCGTGGGCCATTGAAAATTCTTTCCACCATTCCGACCTATTGTGCGATTTTTGGcatgaacattaataaaattaaattgttaatagGCAAGCAAACTTACTGTTTCCACCATTCCAACCTatatgtttgataaaattatgaaaagtgttttaagcacttaaaaaaaaaaaaaaaaaaaactgactccactttttaaaaaacatcaaattgaagattttattaaaaaaaactcctaCGTACAGATATTGACTGTAAAGTTTTTAAAAAGTCTGTaacaaactttaaaaatattttagatgcTATATGGGAATGCCCAGCTGCTACTGATGTTTGGGCTGAGCAAGACAGTCCTGTACAGAAGTGGAGTGTGGGGGTGAAGAGTTTCTACCAATTGTGGGAGGATGTGCACAGTAAACTCACATCAGAAAATGTAGAGAAAATGGTTATTATTTTGAGGAACATATGGTATAGAAGGAATAGCGTGGTTTTTGATAATAAATTCTTGAGTCCGGCTAGCATTATACAGATGTCTTTATCAGGTTATGAAGATTTTAAAGGGGCTTGAGAAAGGAGGGGGGAAGATGCATTTCAGGCTGATGATAATGCTGGTATTAATAGAGGCAGGGGATGGAAGAAACCAGAAGGCCAGCTGCTTAAAGTAAACTTTGATGCAGCAATAAAAGAGTCTACTAAAAAGTCTTTAAACTTTGATGCAGCAATAAAAGAGTCTACTAAAAAGTTGAGTCTTGGGGTGATTATTAGGGATTGTAGAAGGGAGATTTATGCTGCAGCATGTCTTACAAGAGAATCGAGCTATGGGGCTTTTGGGGCTGAATGTACTGCAATGTGGGAGGCTATGGTTCTTTGTGAAGAATTGGGCTTAGGTGAGGTCATCTTTGAAGGTGATGCAAAGAGTGTCATTGATGCAGTGAGCAGTGGTGAGAAGGATGACTCTAGCTACGGTCACTTGGTAGAGATTTTGCAGCAGAAACTGAACTTCTATTCAAGGTGGGAGGTTGGCTTTATccatagggaaggaaatgaggTTGTCCATCAATTAGCTAAAATGGCTTTATGTAGGGATAATGATATGTACTGGGTAGAGGAGGGCCCTGAGGCCATTACAAATCAGTTGAGTATAGACAAAATGTATACAGATTTTGTTACAAGTTGAATATGAATACAATGAggtttttttctaaaaaaaaagcaCTAATATAAAAAGCTCTATTTTCTAGCACAATCCCAAAGACGCTTGATAATTATCGTAACAGGACATCATCACAAGACAACAGAAGCTTTCAGGCTTTATTACAATGCTATAAACAAGAAGATATACATACATGATGATACTTGTCAGTCATGATCACATTCTATTAATTTACGAATATACGAGGATGGCCATCGAGAGAGCCATTCGCAGCACACACTACATACTTAATTCAGAAAAAAGAGACAGACTAATATaccctttttatttaataaacccactaaaaaccAAAGACTTGAACTGATCTGACTATGTGCATTGCTTCTGTAGATATACAATATTAATTAGTGGTCCATCATCTGCTTGTCCTCCTCAAACTAAATTCCCCAGCACCTTCCTGCAGGGTAGCTAAGTCGAAGGGGTCAAAGGTGGTCTAcctgaaaattattat
This window contains:
- the LOC121240800 gene encoding uncharacterized protein LOC121240800, whose amino-acid sequence is MVAMEEDSLHSHDAIWECPAATDVWAEQDSPVQKWSVGVKSFYQLWEDVHSKLTSENVEKMVIILRNIWRGEDAFQADDNAGINRGRGWKKPEGQLLKVNFDAAIKESTKKSLNFDAAIKESTKKLSLGVIIRDCRREIYAAACLTRESSYGAFGAECTAMWEAMVLCEELGLGEVIFEGDAKSVIDAVSSGEKDDSSYGHLVEILQQKLNFYSRWEVGFIHREGNEVVHQLAKMALCRDNDMYWVEEGPEAITNQLSIDKMYTDFVTS